One Buteo buteo chromosome 32, bButBut1.hap1.1, whole genome shotgun sequence DNA segment encodes these proteins:
- the ZNF692 gene encoding zinc finger protein 692 isoform X5, with amino-acid sequence MERGPAEETPPMESGHPGRQRAPDCIRRQKRRELDARRSKCRIRIGGHLERWCRLKEQLGFALHSQLAQFLLDRYSSHGCIWSPGEPEPNLLHADALQRLVVLSHGHGQECGFVPDVKPPAPGSTSQLVWECVAGHSFSWGVPGAAGDRTPTAGHHGEEQQEDSGCSSPPAAGRRRSLRQAGLAAESGSGKGKAKPEGAAQLPVSDGDRTEEPGARCDDSDDGNAASQVPAETGIVAKDHGSTLVPEEKVEQGAEHQEEEEEEEDEDFAEDDDLAYTDDLRDENYHPSLDSESELQRRQSQTKARKKSVKEEQPPNEPNLTNSSPSEEKGGRVNCKRRAQPCDEDVAQIGPKRIRKAAKREILLCDFEGCGKIFSNRQYLNHHKKYQHVHQKTFTCSEPSCGKSFNFKKHLKEHEKLHSDKRDYICEFCARSFRTSSNLIIHRRIHTGEKPLQCEICGFTCRQKASLNWHMKKHDADSFYQFSCDICGKKFEKKDNVTAHKSKSHPEVPSGPPQAEGGQRQTVPSPPPNFRAGTQAGLEHPEVPGTLAVEPLEMPGLGDTLVSGGELEKTPPPIEASTEYSGQDPGVPRGQAVDSVGS; translated from the exons ATGGAGCGCGGCCCGGCGGAGGAG accccccccatgGAGTCGGGCCACCCGGGCCGGCAGCGGGCCCCCGATTGCATCCGACGACAGAAGCGACGGGAGCTGGACGCCCGCCGCAGCAAGTGCCGCATCCGCATCGGGGGGCACCTGGAGCGCTGGTGTCGCCTCAAGGAGCAGCTCGGCTTCGCCCTGCACTCCCAGTTGGCCCAGTTCCTCCTCGACAG GTACAGCTCCCACGGCTGCATCTGGAGCCCAG GCGAGCCGGAGCCCAACCTTCTCCATGCCGATGCCCTGCAGCGCCTGGTCGTCCTGTCCCACGGTCATGGCCAAGAGTGCGGTTTCGTCCCTGACGTGAAGCCCCCGGCCCCAGGCAGCACGTCCCAGCTGGTGTGGGAGTGCGTGGCTGGGCACAGCTTCTcctggggtgtccctggggcgGCAGGGGACCGTACCCCCACAGCCGGCCATCATGGAGAGGAACAACAGGAGGACTCGGGGTGCAGCTCCCCACCGGCCGCCGGCCGCCGGCGCTCGCTCCGgcaagcagggctggctgctgagTCCGGCTCTGGGAAGGGCAAAGCCAAACCAGAGGGAGCAGCTCAATTGCCCGTCAGTGACGGGGACCGGACGGAAGAGCCAGGAGCTCGTTGTGATGACAGTGATGATGGCAACGCAG CTTCCCAGGTGCCAGCGGAGACGGGGATTGTGGCAAAAGATCACGGGAG CACACTTGTCCCGGAGGAGAAGGTGGAGCAGGGGGCTGAGCAccaagaagaagaggaggaagaggaggatgaggacTTTGCTGAGGATGATGACCTCGCCTACACCGATGATCTGCGTGATGAGAATTACCACCCATCTCTGGACAG TGAATCTGAGCTGCAGCGACGACAAAGCCAGACCAAAGCTCGTAAGAAATCTGTAAAGGAGGAGCAGCCCCCAAATGAGCCAAACCTGACCAACTCCAGCCCGTCAGAGGAGAAGGGTGGACGAGTCAA CTGCAAGAGGCGAGCGCAGCCGTGCGATGAGGATGTGGCCCAGATCGGCCCAAAGAGGATCAG GAAGGCAGCGAAGCGTGAGATCCTCCTGTGCGACTTTGAAGGCTGTGGCAAGATCTTCTCCAACCGCCAGTACCTGAAC CACCACAAGAAGTACCAGCACGTCCACCAGAAGACCTTCACCTGCTCGGAGCCCAGCTGTGGCAAGTCCTTCAACTTCAAGAAGCACCTCAAGGAGCACGAGAAACTGCACAGTG ACAAGCGGGACTATATCTGCGAGTTCTGCGCCCGTTCCTTTCGTACCAGCAGCAACTTGATCATCCACAGACGCATCCACACAGGCGAGAAACCCCTGCA GTGTGAGATCTGCGGCTTCACCTGCCGCCAGAAAGCCTCCCTGAACTGGCACATGAAGAAACACGACGCCGACTCCTTCTACCAGTTCTCCTGCGACATCTGCGGCAAGAAGTTCGAGAAGAAAGACAACGTCACCGCCCACAAAAGCAAAAGTCACCCTGAAGTGCCCAGCGGACCCCCCCAGGCCGAGGGGGGCCAGCGGCAGACGGTGCCATCCCCACCGCCCAACTTCAGGGCAGGGacgcaggcagggctggagcatcCAGAGGTACCTGGAACGTTGGCCGTGGAACCCCTGGAGATGCCAGGGCTTGGGGACACCCTGGTGAGTGGTGGTGAACTGGAGAAGACCCCACCTCCCATTGAAGCCTCAACCGAATATAGCGGGCAGGATCCAGGCGTGCCCCGTGGCCAGGCGGTGGACAGCGTTGGGTCGTAG
- the ZNF692 gene encoding zinc finger protein 692 isoform X3, whose translation MESGHPGRQRAPDCIRRQKRRELDARRSKCRIRIGGHLERWCRLKEQLGFALHSQLAQFLLDRYSSHGCIWSPGEPEPNLLHADALQRLVVLSHGHGQECGFVPDVKPPAPGSTSQLVWECVAGHSFSWGVPGAAGDRTPTAGHHGEEQQEDSGCSSPPAAGRRRSLRQAGLAAESGSGKGKAKPEGAAQLPVSDGDRTEEPGARCDDSDDGNAVGWHRAGPFQHLKVSQLCCQIHSPSSSSLLCLSQHPSSTSTASAYRNSCRLLAASQVPAETGIVAKDHGSTLVPEEKVEQGAEHQEEEEEEEDEDFAEDDDLAYTDDLRDENYHPSLDSESELQRRQSQTKARKKSVKEEQPPNEPNLTNSSPSEEKGGRVNCKRRAQPCDEDVAQIGPKRIRKAAKREILLCDFEGCGKIFSNRQYLNHHKKYQHVHQKTFTCSEPSCGKSFNFKKHLKEHEKLHSDKRDYICEFCARSFRTSSNLIIHRRIHTGEKPLQCEICGFTCRQKASLNWHMKKHDADSFYQFSCDICGKKFEKKDNVTAHKSKSHPEVPSGPPQAEGGQRQTVPSPPPNFRAGTQAGLEHPEVPGTLAVEPLEMPGLGDTLVSGGELEKTPPPIEASTEYSGQDPGVPRGQAVDSVGS comes from the exons atgGAGTCGGGCCACCCGGGCCGGCAGCGGGCCCCCGATTGCATCCGACGACAGAAGCGACGGGAGCTGGACGCCCGCCGCAGCAAGTGCCGCATCCGCATCGGGGGGCACCTGGAGCGCTGGTGTCGCCTCAAGGAGCAGCTCGGCTTCGCCCTGCACTCCCAGTTGGCCCAGTTCCTCCTCGACAG GTACAGCTCCCACGGCTGCATCTGGAGCCCAG GCGAGCCGGAGCCCAACCTTCTCCATGCCGATGCCCTGCAGCGCCTGGTCGTCCTGTCCCACGGTCATGGCCAAGAGTGCGGTTTCGTCCCTGACGTGAAGCCCCCGGCCCCAGGCAGCACGTCCCAGCTGGTGTGGGAGTGCGTGGCTGGGCACAGCTTCTcctggggtgtccctggggcgGCAGGGGACCGTACCCCCACAGCCGGCCATCATGGAGAGGAACAACAGGAGGACTCGGGGTGCAGCTCCCCACCGGCCGCCGGCCGCCGGCGCTCGCTCCGgcaagcagggctggctgctgagTCCGGCTCTGGGAAGGGCAAAGCCAAACCAGAGGGAGCAGCTCAATTGCCCGTCAGTGACGGGGACCGGACGGAAGAGCCAGGAGCTCGTTGTGATGACAGTGATGATGGCAACGCAG TGGGATGGCACCGTGCAGGTCCTTTCCAACACCTGAAGGTTTCCCAACTCTGCTGCCAGATCCactccccatcctcctcctccctcctctgcctctcccaACATCCCAGCTCAACCAGCACCGCTTCAGCTTACCGCAACTCCTGTCGTCTCCTTGCAGCTTCCCAGGTGCCAGCGGAGACGGGGATTGTGGCAAAAGATCACGGGAG CACACTTGTCCCGGAGGAGAAGGTGGAGCAGGGGGCTGAGCAccaagaagaagaggaggaagaggaggatgaggacTTTGCTGAGGATGATGACCTCGCCTACACCGATGATCTGCGTGATGAGAATTACCACCCATCTCTGGACAG TGAATCTGAGCTGCAGCGACGACAAAGCCAGACCAAAGCTCGTAAGAAATCTGTAAAGGAGGAGCAGCCCCCAAATGAGCCAAACCTGACCAACTCCAGCCCGTCAGAGGAGAAGGGTGGACGAGTCAA CTGCAAGAGGCGAGCGCAGCCGTGCGATGAGGATGTGGCCCAGATCGGCCCAAAGAGGATCAG GAAGGCAGCGAAGCGTGAGATCCTCCTGTGCGACTTTGAAGGCTGTGGCAAGATCTTCTCCAACCGCCAGTACCTGAAC CACCACAAGAAGTACCAGCACGTCCACCAGAAGACCTTCACCTGCTCGGAGCCCAGCTGTGGCAAGTCCTTCAACTTCAAGAAGCACCTCAAGGAGCACGAGAAACTGCACAGTG ACAAGCGGGACTATATCTGCGAGTTCTGCGCCCGTTCCTTTCGTACCAGCAGCAACTTGATCATCCACAGACGCATCCACACAGGCGAGAAACCCCTGCA GTGTGAGATCTGCGGCTTCACCTGCCGCCAGAAAGCCTCCCTGAACTGGCACATGAAGAAACACGACGCCGACTCCTTCTACCAGTTCTCCTGCGACATCTGCGGCAAGAAGTTCGAGAAGAAAGACAACGTCACCGCCCACAAAAGCAAAAGTCACCCTGAAGTGCCCAGCGGACCCCCCCAGGCCGAGGGGGGCCAGCGGCAGACGGTGCCATCCCCACCGCCCAACTTCAGGGCAGGGacgcaggcagggctggagcatcCAGAGGTACCTGGAACGTTGGCCGTGGAACCCCTGGAGATGCCAGGGCTTGGGGACACCCTGGTGAGTGGTGGTGAACTGGAGAAGACCCCACCTCCCATTGAAGCCTCAACCGAATATAGCGGGCAGGATCCAGGCGTGCCCCGTGGCCAGGCGGTGGACAGCGTTGGGTCGTAG
- the ZNF692 gene encoding zinc finger protein 692 isoform X2: MERGPAEETPPMESGHPGRQRAPDCIRRQKRRELDARRSKCRIRIGGHLERWCRLKEQLGFALHSQLAQFLLDRYSSHGCIWSPGEPEPNLLHADALQRLVVLSHGHGQECGFVPDVKPPAPGSTSQLVWECVAGHSFSWGVPGAAGDRTPTAGHHGEEQQEDSGCSSPPAAGRRRSLRQAGLAAESGSGKGKAKPEGAAQLPVSDGDRTEEPGARCDDSDDGNAVGWHRAGPFQHLKVSQLCCQIHSPSSSSLLCLSQHPSSTSTASAYRNSCRLLAASQVPAETGIVAKDHGSTLVPEEKVEQGAEHQEEEEEEEDEDFAEDDDLAYTDDLRDENYHPSLDSESELQRRQSQTKARKKSVKEEQPPNEPNLTNSSPSEEKGGRVNCKRRAQPCDEDVAQIGPKRIRKAAKREILLCDFEGCGKIFSNRQYLNHHKKYQHVHQKTFTCSEPSCGKSFNFKKHLKEHEKLHSDKRDYICEFCARSFRTSSNLIIHRRIHTGEKPLQCEICGFTCRQKASLNWHMKKHDADSFYQFSCDICGKKFEKKDNVTAHKSKSHPEVPSGPPQAEGGQRQTVPSPPPNFRAGTQAGLEHPEVPGTLAVEPLEMPGLGDTLVSGGELEKTPPPIEASTEYSGQDPGVPRGQAVDSVGS, from the exons ATGGAGCGCGGCCCGGCGGAGGAG accccccccatgGAGTCGGGCCACCCGGGCCGGCAGCGGGCCCCCGATTGCATCCGACGACAGAAGCGACGGGAGCTGGACGCCCGCCGCAGCAAGTGCCGCATCCGCATCGGGGGGCACCTGGAGCGCTGGTGTCGCCTCAAGGAGCAGCTCGGCTTCGCCCTGCACTCCCAGTTGGCCCAGTTCCTCCTCGACAG GTACAGCTCCCACGGCTGCATCTGGAGCCCAG GCGAGCCGGAGCCCAACCTTCTCCATGCCGATGCCCTGCAGCGCCTGGTCGTCCTGTCCCACGGTCATGGCCAAGAGTGCGGTTTCGTCCCTGACGTGAAGCCCCCGGCCCCAGGCAGCACGTCCCAGCTGGTGTGGGAGTGCGTGGCTGGGCACAGCTTCTcctggggtgtccctggggcgGCAGGGGACCGTACCCCCACAGCCGGCCATCATGGAGAGGAACAACAGGAGGACTCGGGGTGCAGCTCCCCACCGGCCGCCGGCCGCCGGCGCTCGCTCCGgcaagcagggctggctgctgagTCCGGCTCTGGGAAGGGCAAAGCCAAACCAGAGGGAGCAGCTCAATTGCCCGTCAGTGACGGGGACCGGACGGAAGAGCCAGGAGCTCGTTGTGATGACAGTGATGATGGCAACGCAG TGGGATGGCACCGTGCAGGTCCTTTCCAACACCTGAAGGTTTCCCAACTCTGCTGCCAGATCCactccccatcctcctcctccctcctctgcctctcccaACATCCCAGCTCAACCAGCACCGCTTCAGCTTACCGCAACTCCTGTCGTCTCCTTGCAGCTTCCCAGGTGCCAGCGGAGACGGGGATTGTGGCAAAAGATCACGGGAG CACACTTGTCCCGGAGGAGAAGGTGGAGCAGGGGGCTGAGCAccaagaagaagaggaggaagaggaggatgaggacTTTGCTGAGGATGATGACCTCGCCTACACCGATGATCTGCGTGATGAGAATTACCACCCATCTCTGGACAG TGAATCTGAGCTGCAGCGACGACAAAGCCAGACCAAAGCTCGTAAGAAATCTGTAAAGGAGGAGCAGCCCCCAAATGAGCCAAACCTGACCAACTCCAGCCCGTCAGAGGAGAAGGGTGGACGAGTCAA CTGCAAGAGGCGAGCGCAGCCGTGCGATGAGGATGTGGCCCAGATCGGCCCAAAGAGGATCAG GAAGGCAGCGAAGCGTGAGATCCTCCTGTGCGACTTTGAAGGCTGTGGCAAGATCTTCTCCAACCGCCAGTACCTGAAC CACCACAAGAAGTACCAGCACGTCCACCAGAAGACCTTCACCTGCTCGGAGCCCAGCTGTGGCAAGTCCTTCAACTTCAAGAAGCACCTCAAGGAGCACGAGAAACTGCACAGTG ACAAGCGGGACTATATCTGCGAGTTCTGCGCCCGTTCCTTTCGTACCAGCAGCAACTTGATCATCCACAGACGCATCCACACAGGCGAGAAACCCCTGCA GTGTGAGATCTGCGGCTTCACCTGCCGCCAGAAAGCCTCCCTGAACTGGCACATGAAGAAACACGACGCCGACTCCTTCTACCAGTTCTCCTGCGACATCTGCGGCAAGAAGTTCGAGAAGAAAGACAACGTCACCGCCCACAAAAGCAAAAGTCACCCTGAAGTGCCCAGCGGACCCCCCCAGGCCGAGGGGGGCCAGCGGCAGACGGTGCCATCCCCACCGCCCAACTTCAGGGCAGGGacgcaggcagggctggagcatcCAGAGGTACCTGGAACGTTGGCCGTGGAACCCCTGGAGATGCCAGGGCTTGGGGACACCCTGGTGAGTGGTGGTGAACTGGAGAAGACCCCACCTCCCATTGAAGCCTCAACCGAATATAGCGGGCAGGATCCAGGCGTGCCCCGTGGCCAGGCGGTGGACAGCGTTGGGTCGTAG
- the LOC142026284 gene encoding C-type lectin domain family 2 member A-like isoform X1 — MAEALQDAGEESSAVMMPSQQRVEEGTSFSLKCIKDKKVPIGVTVVIAALLLTIIALAAKKCPSCPSCSSPVLSSCLGNGIGYREKCFYFVEDETDWNRSQISCLSLRAHLASIDTQEELHFLLRYGSSLHYWIGLHREGSGPWKWSNGSLFSNWFEVRGKGQCAYVNADGISSDWCSQMKYFVCSHLQKHPSGIQKDSEIILNFT, encoded by the exons atggCAGAAGCTCTTCAGGATGCAG GTGAAGAGTCGAGTGCTGTAATGATGCCATCGCAGCAGAGAGTGGAGGAAGGGACCA GTTTTAGCCTCAAGTGCATTAAAGACAAAAAGGTCCCCATCGGGGTCACTGTGGTCATAGCAGCGTTGCTTCTCACCATAATTGCGCTGGCGG CTAAGAAATGCCCGTCCTGTCCATCCTGTTCCTCTCCTGTCCTTTCCAGCTGCCTGGGAAATGGGATCGGGTACAGGGAGAAGTGCTTTTACTTTGTGGAGGATGAAACGGACTGGAACAGGAGTCAGATCTCTTGCCTTTCTCTCAGAGCCCATTTGGCCAGCATCGACACCCAGGAGGAGCTG CATTTCCTCTTGCGGTATGGGAGTTCCTTGCACTACTGGATCGGTCTCCACAGGGAAGGCTCCGGACCTTGGAAATGGTCCAACGGATCTCTCTTCAGCAACTG GTTTGAGGTCCGGGGCAAGGGCCAATGTGCCTATGTCAATGCTGACGGGATCAGCAGCGACTGGTGCTCCCAGATGAAATACTTTGTCTGCAGCCACCTGCAAAAGCACCCCAGTGGGATTCAGAAGGATTCGGAAATCATTCTGAATTTCACCTGA
- the ZNF692 gene encoding zinc finger protein 692 isoform X4, which translates to MERGPAEEVRRRGGLASAGTATPPMESGHPGRQRAPDCIRRQKRRELDARRSKCRIRIGGHLERWCRLKEQLGFALHSQLAQFLLDRYSSHGCIWSPGEPEPNLLHADALQRLVVLSHGHGQECGFVPDVKPPAPGSTSQLVWECVAGHSFSWGVPGAAGDRTPTAGHHGEEQQEDSGCSSPPAAGRRRSLRQAGLAAESGSGKGKAKPEGAAQLPVSDGDRTEEPGARCDDSDDGNAASQVPAETGIVAKDHGSTLVPEEKVEQGAEHQEEEEEEEDEDFAEDDDLAYTDDLRDENYHPSLDSESELQRRQSQTKARKKSVKEEQPPNEPNLTNSSPSEEKGGRVNCKRRAQPCDEDVAQIGPKRIRKAAKREILLCDFEGCGKIFSNRQYLNHHKKYQHVHQKTFTCSEPSCGKSFNFKKHLKEHEKLHSDKRDYICEFCARSFRTSSNLIIHRRIHTGEKPLQCEICGFTCRQKASLNWHMKKHDADSFYQFSCDICGKKFEKKDNVTAHKSKSHPEVPSGPPQAEGGQRQTVPSPPPNFRAGTQAGLEHPEVPGTLAVEPLEMPGLGDTLVSGGELEKTPPPIEASTEYSGQDPGVPRGQAVDSVGS; encoded by the exons ATGGAGCGCGGCCCGGCGGAGGAGGTTCGCCGGCGGGGCGGGTTGGCTTCGGCGGGGACGGCG accccccccatgGAGTCGGGCCACCCGGGCCGGCAGCGGGCCCCCGATTGCATCCGACGACAGAAGCGACGGGAGCTGGACGCCCGCCGCAGCAAGTGCCGCATCCGCATCGGGGGGCACCTGGAGCGCTGGTGTCGCCTCAAGGAGCAGCTCGGCTTCGCCCTGCACTCCCAGTTGGCCCAGTTCCTCCTCGACAG GTACAGCTCCCACGGCTGCATCTGGAGCCCAG GCGAGCCGGAGCCCAACCTTCTCCATGCCGATGCCCTGCAGCGCCTGGTCGTCCTGTCCCACGGTCATGGCCAAGAGTGCGGTTTCGTCCCTGACGTGAAGCCCCCGGCCCCAGGCAGCACGTCCCAGCTGGTGTGGGAGTGCGTGGCTGGGCACAGCTTCTcctggggtgtccctggggcgGCAGGGGACCGTACCCCCACAGCCGGCCATCATGGAGAGGAACAACAGGAGGACTCGGGGTGCAGCTCCCCACCGGCCGCCGGCCGCCGGCGCTCGCTCCGgcaagcagggctggctgctgagTCCGGCTCTGGGAAGGGCAAAGCCAAACCAGAGGGAGCAGCTCAATTGCCCGTCAGTGACGGGGACCGGACGGAAGAGCCAGGAGCTCGTTGTGATGACAGTGATGATGGCAACGCAG CTTCCCAGGTGCCAGCGGAGACGGGGATTGTGGCAAAAGATCACGGGAG CACACTTGTCCCGGAGGAGAAGGTGGAGCAGGGGGCTGAGCAccaagaagaagaggaggaagaggaggatgaggacTTTGCTGAGGATGATGACCTCGCCTACACCGATGATCTGCGTGATGAGAATTACCACCCATCTCTGGACAG TGAATCTGAGCTGCAGCGACGACAAAGCCAGACCAAAGCTCGTAAGAAATCTGTAAAGGAGGAGCAGCCCCCAAATGAGCCAAACCTGACCAACTCCAGCCCGTCAGAGGAGAAGGGTGGACGAGTCAA CTGCAAGAGGCGAGCGCAGCCGTGCGATGAGGATGTGGCCCAGATCGGCCCAAAGAGGATCAG GAAGGCAGCGAAGCGTGAGATCCTCCTGTGCGACTTTGAAGGCTGTGGCAAGATCTTCTCCAACCGCCAGTACCTGAAC CACCACAAGAAGTACCAGCACGTCCACCAGAAGACCTTCACCTGCTCGGAGCCCAGCTGTGGCAAGTCCTTCAACTTCAAGAAGCACCTCAAGGAGCACGAGAAACTGCACAGTG ACAAGCGGGACTATATCTGCGAGTTCTGCGCCCGTTCCTTTCGTACCAGCAGCAACTTGATCATCCACAGACGCATCCACACAGGCGAGAAACCCCTGCA GTGTGAGATCTGCGGCTTCACCTGCCGCCAGAAAGCCTCCCTGAACTGGCACATGAAGAAACACGACGCCGACTCCTTCTACCAGTTCTCCTGCGACATCTGCGGCAAGAAGTTCGAGAAGAAAGACAACGTCACCGCCCACAAAAGCAAAAGTCACCCTGAAGTGCCCAGCGGACCCCCCCAGGCCGAGGGGGGCCAGCGGCAGACGGTGCCATCCCCACCGCCCAACTTCAGGGCAGGGacgcaggcagggctggagcatcCAGAGGTACCTGGAACGTTGGCCGTGGAACCCCTGGAGATGCCAGGGCTTGGGGACACCCTGGTGAGTGGTGGTGAACTGGAGAAGACCCCACCTCCCATTGAAGCCTCAACCGAATATAGCGGGCAGGATCCAGGCGTGCCCCGTGGCCAGGCGGTGGACAGCGTTGGGTCGTAG
- the ZNF692 gene encoding zinc finger protein 692 isoform X1, which produces MERGPAEEVRRRGGLASAGTATPPMESGHPGRQRAPDCIRRQKRRELDARRSKCRIRIGGHLERWCRLKEQLGFALHSQLAQFLLDRYSSHGCIWSPGEPEPNLLHADALQRLVVLSHGHGQECGFVPDVKPPAPGSTSQLVWECVAGHSFSWGVPGAAGDRTPTAGHHGEEQQEDSGCSSPPAAGRRRSLRQAGLAAESGSGKGKAKPEGAAQLPVSDGDRTEEPGARCDDSDDGNAVGWHRAGPFQHLKVSQLCCQIHSPSSSSLLCLSQHPSSTSTASAYRNSCRLLAASQVPAETGIVAKDHGSTLVPEEKVEQGAEHQEEEEEEEDEDFAEDDDLAYTDDLRDENYHPSLDSESELQRRQSQTKARKKSVKEEQPPNEPNLTNSSPSEEKGGRVNCKRRAQPCDEDVAQIGPKRIRKAAKREILLCDFEGCGKIFSNRQYLNHHKKYQHVHQKTFTCSEPSCGKSFNFKKHLKEHEKLHSDKRDYICEFCARSFRTSSNLIIHRRIHTGEKPLQCEICGFTCRQKASLNWHMKKHDADSFYQFSCDICGKKFEKKDNVTAHKSKSHPEVPSGPPQAEGGQRQTVPSPPPNFRAGTQAGLEHPEVPGTLAVEPLEMPGLGDTLVSGGELEKTPPPIEASTEYSGQDPGVPRGQAVDSVGS; this is translated from the exons ATGGAGCGCGGCCCGGCGGAGGAGGTTCGCCGGCGGGGCGGGTTGGCTTCGGCGGGGACGGCG accccccccatgGAGTCGGGCCACCCGGGCCGGCAGCGGGCCCCCGATTGCATCCGACGACAGAAGCGACGGGAGCTGGACGCCCGCCGCAGCAAGTGCCGCATCCGCATCGGGGGGCACCTGGAGCGCTGGTGTCGCCTCAAGGAGCAGCTCGGCTTCGCCCTGCACTCCCAGTTGGCCCAGTTCCTCCTCGACAG GTACAGCTCCCACGGCTGCATCTGGAGCCCAG GCGAGCCGGAGCCCAACCTTCTCCATGCCGATGCCCTGCAGCGCCTGGTCGTCCTGTCCCACGGTCATGGCCAAGAGTGCGGTTTCGTCCCTGACGTGAAGCCCCCGGCCCCAGGCAGCACGTCCCAGCTGGTGTGGGAGTGCGTGGCTGGGCACAGCTTCTcctggggtgtccctggggcgGCAGGGGACCGTACCCCCACAGCCGGCCATCATGGAGAGGAACAACAGGAGGACTCGGGGTGCAGCTCCCCACCGGCCGCCGGCCGCCGGCGCTCGCTCCGgcaagcagggctggctgctgagTCCGGCTCTGGGAAGGGCAAAGCCAAACCAGAGGGAGCAGCTCAATTGCCCGTCAGTGACGGGGACCGGACGGAAGAGCCAGGAGCTCGTTGTGATGACAGTGATGATGGCAACGCAG TGGGATGGCACCGTGCAGGTCCTTTCCAACACCTGAAGGTTTCCCAACTCTGCTGCCAGATCCactccccatcctcctcctccctcctctgcctctcccaACATCCCAGCTCAACCAGCACCGCTTCAGCTTACCGCAACTCCTGTCGTCTCCTTGCAGCTTCCCAGGTGCCAGCGGAGACGGGGATTGTGGCAAAAGATCACGGGAG CACACTTGTCCCGGAGGAGAAGGTGGAGCAGGGGGCTGAGCAccaagaagaagaggaggaagaggaggatgaggacTTTGCTGAGGATGATGACCTCGCCTACACCGATGATCTGCGTGATGAGAATTACCACCCATCTCTGGACAG TGAATCTGAGCTGCAGCGACGACAAAGCCAGACCAAAGCTCGTAAGAAATCTGTAAAGGAGGAGCAGCCCCCAAATGAGCCAAACCTGACCAACTCCAGCCCGTCAGAGGAGAAGGGTGGACGAGTCAA CTGCAAGAGGCGAGCGCAGCCGTGCGATGAGGATGTGGCCCAGATCGGCCCAAAGAGGATCAG GAAGGCAGCGAAGCGTGAGATCCTCCTGTGCGACTTTGAAGGCTGTGGCAAGATCTTCTCCAACCGCCAGTACCTGAAC CACCACAAGAAGTACCAGCACGTCCACCAGAAGACCTTCACCTGCTCGGAGCCCAGCTGTGGCAAGTCCTTCAACTTCAAGAAGCACCTCAAGGAGCACGAGAAACTGCACAGTG ACAAGCGGGACTATATCTGCGAGTTCTGCGCCCGTTCCTTTCGTACCAGCAGCAACTTGATCATCCACAGACGCATCCACACAGGCGAGAAACCCCTGCA GTGTGAGATCTGCGGCTTCACCTGCCGCCAGAAAGCCTCCCTGAACTGGCACATGAAGAAACACGACGCCGACTCCTTCTACCAGTTCTCCTGCGACATCTGCGGCAAGAAGTTCGAGAAGAAAGACAACGTCACCGCCCACAAAAGCAAAAGTCACCCTGAAGTGCCCAGCGGACCCCCCCAGGCCGAGGGGGGCCAGCGGCAGACGGTGCCATCCCCACCGCCCAACTTCAGGGCAGGGacgcaggcagggctggagcatcCAGAGGTACCTGGAACGTTGGCCGTGGAACCCCTGGAGATGCCAGGGCTTGGGGACACCCTGGTGAGTGGTGGTGAACTGGAGAAGACCCCACCTCCCATTGAAGCCTCAACCGAATATAGCGGGCAGGATCCAGGCGTGCCCCGTGGCCAGGCGGTGGACAGCGTTGGGTCGTAG
- the LOC142026284 gene encoding C-type lectin domain family 2 member A-like isoform X2 produces MQASCFCTGEESSAVMMPSQQRVEEGTSFSLKCIKDKKVPIGVTVVIAALLLTIIALAAKKCPSCPSCSSPVLSSCLGNGIGYREKCFYFVEDETDWNRSQISCLSLRAHLASIDTQEELHFLLRYGSSLHYWIGLHREGSGPWKWSNGSLFSNWFEVRGKGQCAYVNADGISSDWCSQMKYFVCSHLQKHPSGIQKDSEIILNFT; encoded by the exons ATGCAG GCTTCTTGCTTTTGTACAGGTGAAGAGTCGAGTGCTGTAATGATGCCATCGCAGCAGAGAGTGGAGGAAGGGACCA GTTTTAGCCTCAAGTGCATTAAAGACAAAAAGGTCCCCATCGGGGTCACTGTGGTCATAGCAGCGTTGCTTCTCACCATAATTGCGCTGGCGG CTAAGAAATGCCCGTCCTGTCCATCCTGTTCCTCTCCTGTCCTTTCCAGCTGCCTGGGAAATGGGATCGGGTACAGGGAGAAGTGCTTTTACTTTGTGGAGGATGAAACGGACTGGAACAGGAGTCAGATCTCTTGCCTTTCTCTCAGAGCCCATTTGGCCAGCATCGACACCCAGGAGGAGCTG CATTTCCTCTTGCGGTATGGGAGTTCCTTGCACTACTGGATCGGTCTCCACAGGGAAGGCTCCGGACCTTGGAAATGGTCCAACGGATCTCTCTTCAGCAACTG GTTTGAGGTCCGGGGCAAGGGCCAATGTGCCTATGTCAATGCTGACGGGATCAGCAGCGACTGGTGCTCCCAGATGAAATACTTTGTCTGCAGCCACCTGCAAAAGCACCCCAGTGGGATTCAGAAGGATTCGGAAATCATTCTGAATTTCACCTGA